The sequence GATGAACCGGTAATGTAAACTTCACATTTTTCTGTTCTCATCAGGCGGTCCACAAAAGGCTCCCAGCCATGGATCATCTGTATCTCGTCAAAAAAACAGTAGATTTTTTCTTTGTTCTTTTTTTCCGGGAACAGTGAGAAGTAAGCTTCGAGTATTGCGGCCAAGCCTTCATGTTGAAGGCGGTGTAAACGGTCATCGAAAAAATTAAGGTAAAGGATATTCTGCCTGTCTACTCCGCTGTCGAGTAAGCGCTTCATCAGCTGGAATAGAAAAGTCGATTTACCGCCGCGTCGAACGCCTATACAAATAGTGGCCTTCTCTGTGACGGGCGTCACTTCAATGAGTCGTGGAGTTCCTGTGTTTAAATCAATCTCCTGAAAATCCAGGATTATTTCCTTCAATGTATCGATCATTTTGCCTCTTATCGAGCTGCGGTCGCTAATCCTCATTTAGATGGAGCTGACATGGTAAACCTGCCAATCCAGCAATTAATATTACCGGATATAATAAAAACTGGAAATATTTATTACTGATACAGTAATAATTGGGCGTTCGAAATAACTGTAATAACAAGAGTAAAAATTAAATGCCAACATTTGCCTAATCCGTAAGGCGGATTCGCCATCAGGCAATCCGCCATAACTTTGAAAAATATTGGCGTTTTGCTATAGCGAAAACGCCCTATCGGTTATCGATTTTTACATCGGGTTGTGTTTTTTGAGCTTATTTTTCTTTGCGCTAGACGACCGCTTTTTTTCTCATACTCGTAGCTGAAAAGACCAGTCCCTGTTCGTTAAAGCCTTGGTAACAATGGACGAATTACCGCTGGTTTGGTACGCCAATTGTGTACATAACGCTAACCTTAAAGATCGGGTCTGTGGGCCCGAGTTGATGCTGCGCTGTCTGGATGAAGGCCGGAGCAAAGTCTGGCGGCATTTTTTTCTGGGCGGTAAAGACGCCGTACTGATTGATTTGGTTAGCAAGATGCGGGAGCGCTTTCCCGATGTTGAAATCGTGGGCTGGCATTCTCCCCCTTTCAGGGCATTGTCCGAACAAGAAGATACCGTTTTGGTTGAGATGATCAATAGCCTGCAACCGGATTTTTTTATGGGTCGGGTTAGGCGCGCCTAAACTAGAAAAATGGATTGCTGCGCATCTTGCCCGTGTCAATGTTCTGGTACAAGTCGGCGTGGGTGC comes from Methylicorpusculum oleiharenae and encodes:
- a CDS encoding WecB/TagA/CpsF family glycosyltransferase, which produces MDELPLVWYANCVHNANLKDRVCGPELMLRCLDEGRSKVWRHFFLGGKDAVLIDLVSKMRERFPDVEIVGWHSPPFRALSEQEDTVLVEMINSLQPDFFMGRVRRA